One window of the Megalops cyprinoides isolate fMegCyp1 chromosome 2, fMegCyp1.pri, whole genome shotgun sequence genome contains the following:
- the LOC118796441 gene encoding eotaxin-like — translation MKISDAATMAAAAFLIYALAWTARVSASGGPPSTCCLRVSETRLRLDRIRDYTVQNAGICPVDAIVFRTKRGKRVCSDPERDWVKRAMKTVDTKKEESKRKKEETTTTGQTIAQSQKKQGGKKEGKGKGKGGGKARRGGKQQRASPK, via the exons ATGAAGATCTCCGACGCCGCCACCATGGCCGCTGCTGCCTTCCTCATCTACGCGCTCGCGTGGACGGCCCGCGTCTCAGCCT CAGGTGGACCCCCCTCAACATGCTGTCTGAGAGTTTCAGAAACAAGATTACGTCTTGACAGAATAAGGGACTACACAGTGCAGAACGCAGGCATATGTCCAGTGGATGCCATTGT GTTTCGGACCAAGAGGGGGAAGCGGGTTTGCTCTGATCCGGAGAGAGACTGGGTGAAGAGGGCCATGAAAACCGTGGacacaaagaaagaagagagcaaaaggaagaaggaagagacCACCACGACGGGCCAAACGATTGCCCAATCTCAAAAGAAACAGGGCGGGAAAAAGGAGGGGAAGGGcaaggggaaagggggaggcAAAGCGAGAAGGGGGGGAAAGCAACAGAGGGCTTCTCCCAAATGA